In the Loxodonta africana isolate mLoxAfr1 chromosome 1, mLoxAfr1.hap2, whole genome shotgun sequence genome, one interval contains:
- the LOC100657957 gene encoding LOW QUALITY PROTEIN: C1GALT1-specific chaperone 1-like (The sequence of the model RefSeq protein was modified relative to this genomic sequence to represent the inferred CDS: deleted 1 base in 1 codon) — translation MLSESSSFLKGMMLGSIFCALITMLGHIRIGHENRMHHHEHHHLQAPNKEDILKISDDERMELSKSFRVYCVTLVKPKDVSLWAAVKQTWTKHCDKAEFFSSENVKVFESINMETDDMWIMRKAYEYAFDKYKDQYNWFFLARPTTFAIIENLKYFLLKKDPSQPFYLGHTIKSGDLEYVSVEGGIVLSIGSMKRLNSLLGIPKKYPEQGGMIWKLSEDKQLAVCLKYAGVFAENAEDSEGKDVFNTNSVGLFIKEAMTNQPQQVVEGCCSDMAVTFNGLTPNQMHVMMYGVYRLRAFGHICNDALVFLPPNGSDND, via the exons ATGCTTTCTGAAAGCAGTTCATTTTTGAAGGGTATGATGCTCGGAAGCATTTTCTGTGCCTTGATCACTATGCTAGGCCACATTAGGATTGGTCATGAAAATAGAATGCACCACCATGAGCATCATCACCTACAAGCTCCTAACAAAGAAGATATCTTGAAAATTTCAGATGATGAACGCATGGAGCTCAGTAAGAGCTTTCGGGTGTACTGTGTCACCCTTGTAAAACCCAAAGACGTT AGTCTTTGGGCTGCAGTGAAGCAGACTTGGACTAAACACTGTGACAAAGCAGAGTTCTTCAGTTCTGAAAATGTTAAAGTGTTTGAATCAATTAATATGGAAACAGATGACATGTGGATAATGAGAAAAGCTTACGAATATGCCTTTGATAAATATAAAGACCAATACAACTGGTTCTTCCTTGCACGCCCCACTACGTTTGccattattgaaaacttaaagTATTTTTTGTTAAAAAAGGATCCATCACAGCCCTTCTACCTAGGCCACACTATAAAATCTGGTGACCTtgaatatgtgagtgtggaaggaGGAATTGTCTTAAGCATAGGATCCATGAAAAGACTAAACAGCCTTCTCGGTATCCCTAAGAAGTATCCTGAACAGGGAGGGATGATTTGGAAGCTATCTGAAGATAAGCAGCTAGCAGTCTGCCTGAAATATGCTGGAGTGTTTGCAGAAAATGCAGAAGATTCTGAAGGAAAAGATGTATTTAATACCAATTCTGTTGGGCTTTTTATTAAAGAGGCAATGACTAATCAACCCCAGCAGGTAGTAGAAGGCTGTTGTTCAGATATGGCTGTTACTTTTAATGGACTGACCCCTAATCAGATGCATGTGATGATGTATGGGGTATACCGTCTTAGGGCATTTGGGCATATTTGCAATGATGCATTGGTTTTCTTACCTCCAAATGGTTCTGACAATGACTGA